Proteins from a single region of Mytilus trossulus isolate FHL-02 chromosome 2, PNRI_Mtr1.1.1.hap1, whole genome shotgun sequence:
- the LOC134706259 gene encoding probable phosphatase phospho2, which translates to MESSRKMLLAIDFDHTLIDENSDLWVKRLAPDGKLPDHIEALYSSTGWTEYMGSIFQYLYEIGTKEEDIRKCMEEIPLTEGMADLLKYCNDKSYEIIIISDSNSVFIDMILEHTQLQKMVTKVFTNPAHFDDTGCLKIEYYHHQDWCDLSTINLCKGNILQSYLEKRGEEGINFDYIFYIGDGTNDFCPALTLKETDYVCPRINFRLWKKIQKLKNPESSESTKEELPQLHAQILNWSSGLDILEQIKQLE; encoded by the exons ATGGAAAGTTCAAGAAAAATGTTGCTTGCAATTGACTTCGATCATACCCTTATAGATGAAAACAGTGATTTATGGGTGAAGAGATTAGCACCAGATGGGAAACTCCCTGATCACATTGAGGCTCTGTATAGTTCTACAGGATGGACAGAGTACATGGGatctatttttcaatatttatatgaaattg ggaCAAAAGAAGAGGACATAAGAAAGTGTATGGAAGAAATTCCGTTAACAGAAGGCATGGCAGACTTATTAAAGTACTGTAACGACAAAagttatgaaataataataatatctgATTCTAACTCAGTTTTCATAGATATGATTCTAGAGCATacacaattacaaaaaatggttacaAAAGTATTCACAAATCCTGCTCATTTTGATGATACTggatgtctaaaaatagaatattatcACCATCAAGACTGGTGTGACTTGAGTACCATAAATCTATGTAAAGGGAATATTTTACAAAGTTATTTAGAAAAGCGAGGAGAAGAAGGAATTAACTTTGATTATATATTCTACATAGGAGATGGAACTAATGATTTCTGTCCAGCTTTAACATTAAAGGAAACAGATTATGTGTGTCCaagaattaatttcagattatggaagaaaattcaaaaactgaAGAATCCAGAATCCTCAGAATCTACAAAGGAAGAATTACCTCAACTGCATGCTCAAATACTGAACTGGAGTAGTGGATTAGACATACTTGAACAAATTAAACAACTTGAgtaa